The Methylacidimicrobium sp. B4 genome contains a region encoding:
- a CDS encoding filamentous hemagglutinin N-terminal domain-containing protein, whose amino-acid sequence MKRKTKSYLSALRTLLATAAFAGLGLVSARATVFGPLQLPGHGTASGAGVSSVGPIVSGTQTIGLNAGNTVINWAASGGTINTSQPGGFNIGQSATLHFSGGFAPRAVLNVDVSGSPSQIFGTLTGAFNYSIFVANANGITVGPNAVISAPAGLGLIAASVNTAQFLINGNIPVSFASSGPLTVQGNLQGVGGFVLLAGSGAVNVSPTQSVFGTTFATNNVTVIGGVGGTIVPAYNIAPTYTPSDGAGSLTPSATTPTTVTLNLGTSAFAYNMTGLTVLANGNIVNNGVLGGVSNALGTGNGNGGVSTLQWTGTLTNNGTINAELDSYFVGGQVNFQGNTSSYLAYGGLVNNGTIATNSGSTLYVDLPGTIINNAGATISNVGGSVSLYAGDVDLPLFTGVGGAVINHGSIVAYQTVDLEASNSNGTGPNPGGGVFSNGSIQFLSPSAHNNSELFVESYTGNAFLGGTVTTPNDPAGLYQAVFQSGPNPANLFTLGTNVTAYYSYFYGGSLTGPGTLTTANLYLDDFTGNVNNVTSPTNYLANGFHVANGSFGNTNITIDLATTSEGAVGRQVVNLNVAGNATLTSHDTSTFTNSLLGVTLLPTEANAGSNLLVQASGNLTVNPSTTGPLDASLSNAALGVNGFVFPGGIVLIAGNTLTLNTVVDNGYASTVGAGQGIFFQAPTIVTTAPVITSGNAWVNFSTAPTTVPAIYAATPAVNFSPIAYTIVANPSAYHIRPYMP is encoded by the coding sequence ATGAAGAGGAAAACAAAGAGTTATCTCTCGGCACTGCGGACGCTGCTGGCGACAGCGGCCTTTGCGGGGCTGGGATTGGTTTCGGCTCGGGCGACGGTCTTTGGACCGCTCCAGCTGCCGGGACATGGGACGGCGTCGGGCGCGGGGGTATCCTCCGTGGGTCCCATCGTCAGCGGAACGCAGACGATCGGCTTGAATGCGGGCAACACGGTGATCAACTGGGCCGCCAGTGGAGGCACGATTAACACAAGCCAGCCGGGGGGGTTCAACATCGGCCAAAGTGCAACGTTGCACTTCTCGGGAGGTTTTGCTCCGCGGGCCGTCCTCAACGTGGACGTGAGCGGAAGTCCCTCGCAGATCTTTGGAACCTTGACTGGTGCGTTCAACTACTCGATCTTCGTGGCCAATGCGAACGGGATCACGGTGGGACCGAACGCGGTCATTTCGGCTCCGGCGGGCTTGGGCCTGATTGCGGCGAGCGTCAACACGGCGCAGTTCCTGATCAACGGCAACATCCCGGTGAGCTTTGCCAGCTCGGGTCCCTTGACTGTGCAGGGCAACCTGCAAGGGGTGGGTGGCTTCGTCCTGCTTGCGGGCTCGGGAGCGGTGAACGTCTCGCCGACCCAGAGTGTTTTCGGCACGACGTTCGCAACCAACAACGTGACAGTGATCGGCGGGGTGGGTGGGACCATTGTCCCGGCGTATAACATCGCCCCGACGTACACCCCCTCCGACGGTGCGGGGAGCCTGACGCCTTCGGCGACCACTCCGACGACCGTGACGCTCAACCTGGGTACCTCGGCGTTCGCGTATAACATGACGGGCCTGACGGTTCTGGCTAACGGGAACATCGTCAACAACGGTGTGCTTGGTGGAGTGTCCAACGCGCTCGGAACGGGTAACGGCAACGGTGGCGTATCCACGCTTCAGTGGACGGGAACGCTCACCAACAACGGGACGATCAATGCGGAGTTGGATAGCTACTTCGTCGGGGGCCAGGTCAACTTCCAGGGCAATACCTCGAGCTATCTTGCCTATGGCGGCTTGGTGAACAACGGGACGATCGCCACCAATAGCGGTAGCACGCTCTATGTCGATCTGCCGGGGACGATCATCAACAACGCGGGTGCGACGATCTCCAACGTGGGCGGATCGGTTAGCCTCTACGCGGGCGACGTGGACCTTCCGCTCTTCACTGGAGTGGGTGGTGCGGTGATCAACCATGGCTCGATCGTTGCATATCAGACCGTGGATCTCGAGGCTTCCAACTCGAACGGGACGGGGCCGAATCCGGGAGGTGGGGTCTTTAGCAATGGGTCGATCCAGTTCCTGAGCCCGAGCGCCCACAACAATTCCGAACTGTTTGTGGAAAGCTACACCGGCAACGCCTTCCTGGGCGGGACGGTGACGACTCCGAACGATCCGGCCGGCTTGTATCAGGCGGTTTTCCAATCCGGGCCGAATCCGGCTAACCTGTTCACGCTCGGAACCAACGTCACAGCGTACTATTCCTACTTCTATGGCGGGAGCCTGACGGGTCCGGGAACGCTCACGACGGCCAACCTCTACCTGGATGACTTCACGGGCAACGTGAACAACGTGACCTCGCCGACCAACTACTTGGCGAACGGGTTCCACGTGGCCAACGGGTCGTTTGGGAACACGAACATCACCATTGACTTGGCAACGACGAGCGAGGGAGCGGTCGGGCGTCAGGTGGTCAACCTGAACGTGGCGGGCAACGCGACGCTCACGTCCCACGACACCTCGACGTTCACGAACTCCTTGCTCGGGGTGACGCTCCTCCCGACCGAGGCGAACGCGGGCAGCAACCTGCTCGTTCAGGCGAGTGGCAACCTGACGGTGAACCCGAGCACGACCGGGCCACTGGATGCCTCTCTCTCGAACGCCGCGTTGGGCGTCAACGGGTTCGTCTTCCCGGGCGGGATCGTGCTGATCGCGGGGAACACGCTGACCTTGAACACGGTGGTCGACAACGGTTATGCGTCGACGGTGGGTGCAGGCCAGGGGATCTTCTTCCAGGCTCCGACCATCGTGACCACGGCTCCGGTGATCACCAGCGGCAATGCGTGGGTCAACTTCAGCACGGCTCCTACGACCGTTCCGGCGATCTACGCGGCGACTCCCGCCGTGAACTTCTCGCCGATCGCCTACACGATCGTGGCGAATCCTTCTGCCTATCACATCCGCCCGTACATGCCCTAA
- a CDS encoding glycosyltransferase family 9 protein, translating into MPWVSYADHFEDLLLHRSLEEVSGGFYVDLGPADPVKNSVTKPFSERGWRGVNVVADRSLFESFCAARPGDLTLLARFASEPGGGRSEEGLILEGKGGAFSGLDAVLAEAPPEAIHFLIAASRGWGDRLLRRFPFALAKPWIVLRRGSGSAEEPKAAVDGFLLSQGYALARSDDGGRFYLARERSEKRVRLAADPGAGDDFLPFRYAEEIEGLRRERAELLGLTRLLSGENERFHRARAANPLRRLERALRGVFRRKAGGEVGAPPILEASSADGGAPVSPPEGGTAAPAVGALEVHRLSGVGRYGDPMPEKPRILVLQLDHIGDFVTRLPAFRLLRSLWPEAQIDLICGPWNLPLAKQSGYFQRILPFAFFPEQSAQCRPDPSRVRQIGSEFGAVAGSLGDYDLAIDLRMGTETRGLLGLVPAKLRAGFAAPEADVFLDISLPDPRVFAPGEKNRQGLNWEISALLLVRAVEAALIPAAAAAKAERPGGPPAQRLVAVAPGSGSTARKWSVLHYAEVCRKLTQEHRCSILLLGGAGDREDADRIAQGIPSERCRNLVGKVALADLAGCLSEARVLVGNNSGVSHIAASLAGIPVVIPYAGTVDFRVFHPVGKKVSVLRVPTSCSLCALLRAEECPHALACLESIPPEAVIREVLFWLGEAEA; encoded by the coding sequence ATGCCTTGGGTTTCCTACGCCGATCACTTTGAAGATCTCCTCCTCCACCGGTCGCTCGAAGAGGTCTCAGGGGGATTCTACGTCGATCTCGGGCCGGCCGATCCGGTGAAGAACTCGGTCACGAAGCCCTTTTCCGAGCGGGGATGGCGAGGCGTGAACGTCGTCGCCGATCGGAGCCTCTTCGAGAGCTTTTGCGCGGCGCGACCCGGCGATCTCACTCTGCTGGCGAGGTTCGCCTCCGAGCCGGGGGGTGGGCGTTCCGAGGAGGGCCTGATCCTCGAGGGAAAGGGGGGTGCCTTCTCCGGTCTGGACGCCGTCCTGGCCGAAGCTCCGCCCGAAGCCATCCACTTCCTGATCGCAGCGAGCAGGGGATGGGGGGACCGGCTCCTTCGTCGCTTCCCCTTCGCGCTGGCCAAACCGTGGATCGTGCTCCGGAGGGGGAGCGGCTCGGCCGAGGAGCCGAAGGCTGCCGTCGACGGGTTTCTCCTTTCCCAAGGGTATGCGCTTGCGCGTTCGGACGACGGCGGCCGCTTCTACTTGGCGCGAGAGCGGTCGGAGAAGAGAGTGCGGCTGGCGGCCGACCCCGGCGCCGGCGACGATTTCCTCCCCTTCCGCTACGCGGAGGAGATCGAGGGCCTCCGTCGGGAGCGGGCGGAGCTGCTTGGCCTGACGAGGCTCCTTTCGGGAGAGAACGAGCGATTCCATCGGGCGCGAGCCGCAAACCCCCTGCGCCGGCTGGAGCGGGCGCTGCGGGGGGTCTTCCGCAGGAAGGCGGGCGGCGAAGTGGGAGCGCCGCCGATCCTTGAGGCGTCTTCCGCGGACGGAGGCGCGCCGGTTTCCCCTCCGGAAGGCGGAACGGCGGCTCCTGCGGTGGGAGCCCTGGAGGTGCATCGCCTCTCGGGGGTGGGGAGGTACGGCGACCCGATGCCTGAGAAGCCGCGGATCCTGGTCCTGCAGCTCGACCACATCGGGGATTTCGTGACGAGGCTGCCGGCCTTCCGCCTCTTGCGCTCCCTATGGCCCGAGGCCCAAATCGACCTGATTTGTGGCCCCTGGAATCTCCCCCTGGCCAAGCAGAGCGGCTACTTTCAGCGGATCCTTCCCTTCGCGTTTTTTCCTGAGCAATCGGCCCAGTGCCGGCCGGATCCCTCCAGGGTGCGGCAGATCGGATCGGAGTTCGGGGCGGTCGCCGGAAGCCTGGGCGACTATGATCTCGCGATCGACCTGCGGATGGGAACCGAGACGAGAGGGCTCCTGGGCCTTGTCCCAGCCAAGCTTCGGGCCGGTTTTGCGGCTCCCGAGGCGGATGTCTTCCTGGACATTTCCCTGCCGGACCCCCGGGTCTTTGCGCCGGGGGAGAAGAACCGGCAGGGGCTCAATTGGGAGATTTCGGCTCTCTTGCTCGTCCGCGCGGTGGAAGCGGCCCTGATCCCGGCGGCGGCTGCCGCGAAGGCGGAGCGGCCGGGAGGACCACCGGCCCAGCGGCTGGTCGCGGTCGCGCCGGGGTCGGGAAGCACGGCCCGGAAGTGGAGCGTCCTGCACTACGCCGAGGTCTGCCGGAAGCTGACCCAGGAGCACCGATGCTCCATCCTGCTTCTGGGCGGCGCCGGCGACCGGGAGGATGCGGATCGGATCGCGCAGGGCATCCCCTCGGAGCGCTGCCGCAACCTGGTGGGCAAGGTCGCCCTCGCGGATCTGGCCGGATGCCTCTCCGAGGCGCGGGTGCTGGTCGGCAACAACTCGGGTGTGAGCCATATCGCGGCTTCGCTGGCTGGCATCCCGGTGGTGATCCCTTATGCGGGCACGGTCGACTTCCGGGTCTTCCATCCGGTGGGGAAAAAGGTGAGCGTGCTGCGGGTCCCCACCTCCTGCTCCCTCTGTGCTCTCTTGCGGGCGGAGGAGTGCCCTCATGCCCTGGCCTGCCTGGAGAGCATCCCCCCCGAAGCGGTGATCCGGGAAGTGCTCTTTTGGTTGGGAGAGGCGGAGGCGTAA